The following coding sequences lie in one Arachis hypogaea cultivar Tifrunner chromosome 9, arahy.Tifrunner.gnm2.J5K5, whole genome shotgun sequence genomic window:
- the LOC112712425 gene encoding serine decarboxylase, protein MENSVGESSTTAAVTSIYHGLPLLTTRLVSSSNNTNNNNNTQNKMSLVINGDSHTQAHLGQVITHYLASLQPHKQRFLGYPTNEEFNYEALAPLLHLHLNNAGDPFHGSSFTLNSTSFEVSVLDWFANLWDIQKSEYWGYVTTGGTEGNLHGLLLGREQFPDGILYASQDSHYSVFKIARMYRMQCIKVATLISGQIDCHHLKALLLANKHKPAIINLNIGTTMKGAVDDIDLVIKTLDETGFSRDRFYIHCDGALFGIMLPFLKEAASKISFKKAIGSITISGHKFLGCPIPCGVVITRLEHMKALSRDVVEVIASRDATVTGSRSGHAPIFLWYSLQKKGIIGIEKEVERCIMNARYLRDQLGSAGIGAMLNELSCTVVFERPLDDEFVSRWSLACNGNIAHVVVMQHVTLSMLDSFVSEFLQNRVIWFRDGLRKPLCIANDVGAIHCTCPLHNSIKLLDI, encoded by the exons ATGGAGAATTCCGTGGGGGAGAGTAGCACCACCGCGGCCGTGACTTCCATATATCATGGTTTGCCATTGCTAACAACAAGGCTTGTCAGTAGTAGTAACAAcaccaacaataataataatacacaaaaCAAAATGAGTCTTGTTATCAATGGCGACAGCCACACACAAGCTCATTTGGGTCAAGTAATTACCCACTACTTGGCCTCATTGCAACCCCACAAGCAAcgctttcttg GGTACCCGACGAATGAGGAATTCAACTACGAAGCTCTGGCTCCATTGCTTCATCTTCATCTTAACAATGCAGGGGATCCGTTTCATGGGAGCAGTTTCACTCTGAATTCAACAAGTTTCGAAGTGAGTGTGCTTGATTGGTTCGCTAATTTGTGGGACATTCAAAAGAGTGAATACTGGGGATATGTCACCACTGGTGGTACTGAAGGCAATCTCCACGGCCTCTTACTTGG GAGAGAACAATTTCCGGATGGGATTCTATATGCCTCCCAAGATTCCCATTATTCTGTATTTAAGATAGCAAGAATGTACAGAATGCAATGTATCAAGGTTGCAACTTTGATCTCCGGTCAGATTGATTGCCATCATCTCAAGGCTTTGTTACTTGCTAACAAACACAAACCCGCCATTATCAATCTTAATATAG GGACAACCATGAAAGGAGCTGTTGATGACATTGACCTTGTAATAAAAACACTTGACGAAACTGGTTTCAGTCGTGATCGATTCTATATTCACTGTGATGGAGCTCTGTTTGGAATCATGCTTCCTTTTCTCAAAGAAGCA GCATCAAAGATAAGTTTcaagaaagcaattggaagcATAACGATATCTGGGCACAAGTTCTTAGGATGCCCAATTCCATGTGGAGTTGTAATAACACGTTTGGAACACATGAAGGCGCTATCAAGAGACGTGGTTGAAGTGATTGCATCAAGGGATGCCACAGTCACAGGAAGCCGTAGCGGCCATGCTCCGATCTTCCTTTGGTACAGTCTGCAGAAGAAGGGTATAATTGGAATTGAGAAGGAAGTTGAAAGGTGCATAATGAATGCACGTTACTTGAGGGACCAACTTGGCAGTGCTGGAATTGGTGCAATGCTGAACGAGTTGAGTTGTACGGTTGTGTTTGAAAGGCCTCTGGATGATGAATTTGTGAGTAGGTGGAGTTTGGCTTGCAATGGAAACATCGCGCATGTTGTTGTCATGCAACATGTTACTCTTTCAATGTTGGATTCTTTTGTGTCTGAGTTTCTGCAAAACAGAGTCATTTGGTTTCGTGATGGACTTAGAAAGCCTCTCTGCATTGCAAACGATGTTGGTGCTATCCATTGTACATGTCCATTGCACAACTCAATTAAATTATTGGACATATAG